One window of the Pieris brassicae chromosome 4, ilPieBrab1.1, whole genome shotgun sequence genome contains the following:
- the LOC123708123 gene encoding protein FAM32A-like, whose product MGEEDEYACVNKAQLKIKDNSGIKKKKKKKKANKDIEKAIEHEVKQHQQQQQVKPTEEQKRTKAELAFQKMQEKMQKQRIQQKAEMTHKQRVERFNQHLDSLTEHFDIPKVSWTK is encoded by the exons ATGGGTGAGGAGGATGAATACGCATGTGTAAATAAAGCTCAGCTTAAAATCAAAGATAATTCTGGAATTaagaaaaagaagaagaagaaaaaagcCAATAAGGATATAGAAAAAGCTATTGAACACGAGGTCAAACAAcatcaacaacaacaacaagtAAAACCAACTGAAGAACAGAAAAGAACTAAAGCAGAACTAGCTTTTCAGAAAATGCAGGAAAAAATG CAAAAGCAGAGGATTCAACAAAAAGCAGAGATGACACACAAACAGCGGGTGGAGAGATTCAATCAGCATTTAGATAGTCTCACAGAGCACTTTGATATACCAAAAGTATCTTggacaaaataa